One Lysinibacillus sp. OF-1 DNA segment encodes these proteins:
- a CDS encoding acyl-CoA thioesterase: MPNNAVPMSQSRTVQSRLVLPPDTNNHNSIFGGRVLAYIDEIAAITAMKHAKGLVVTASIDSVDFLSAAHVGDILEIESIVSSTGRSSMEVYVRVVSRNIETGEEKLTTESFVTMVAVNEEGKPVPVPAIYPETDEEKRLFETGPARREHRKQKRALPH, translated from the coding sequence ATGCCAAACAACGCTGTACCAATGAGCCAATCACGTACGGTTCAATCGCGTCTCGTATTACCCCCAGACACAAATAATCACAATTCTATTTTCGGTGGAAGAGTGTTAGCTTATATTGATGAAATCGCTGCTATTACAGCAATGAAACATGCGAAGGGACTCGTAGTTACAGCCTCTATTGATTCGGTTGATTTTTTATCGGCTGCACATGTAGGGGATATTCTTGAAATCGAGAGTATTGTTTCGTCTACAGGACGTTCTTCTATGGAAGTTTACGTTCGTGTTGTTTCTCGTAATATTGAGACTGGCGAGGAAAAATTAACGACAGAATCCTTTGTTACGATGGTTGCAGTAAATGAGGAAGGGAAACCAGTACCAGTTCCTGCGATTTATCCTGAAACAGATGAAGAAAAACGTTTGTTTGAAACAGGGCCAGCAAGACGAGAGCACCGTAAGCAAAAACGTGCATTACCACATTAA
- a CDS encoding aldehyde dehydrogenase family protein, producing MKETKLWMNGQWQDAKESYELTSPYSGEVIAQVAKASIQDVERAIEGAQQAFQSFKKTTAYERAEILYKVVEIMRQRKEEFAEILALEAGKPIVAGLAEMDRTIATYQFAAEGAKQSKGETVPMDAAPGAGDRIGWTKREPLGVISAITPFNFPFNLVAHKLGPAFAVGNTVVLKPATQTPLSAIVMAEIFREAGLPDGALQIVTGSGGELSDTLVTHPYVKKVTFTGSSKVGLSIKEKVGLRKITLELGSNAAVIVEPSTPIHKIVSRCVSGAFNFAGQVCISLQRIYVHSSIIDEFTEAFVEETKKLIVGDPLDTKTDVSAMINPNEVERIRAWVEEAQEQGAVIATGGEFTERTLTPTVMTNVTADMKIVCQETFAPIVSIVSYETLDDAIRLVNESDLGLNAGIYTNILSDALYAADELQAGAVIINDIPTFRVDNMPYGGVKMSGYGREGIKWAIEEMSDMKFISMKKSF from the coding sequence ATGAAGGAAACAAAACTATGGATGAATGGTCAGTGGCAAGATGCCAAGGAAAGCTATGAGCTAACATCTCCGTATAGTGGTGAGGTTATTGCTCAGGTAGCAAAAGCATCGATACAAGATGTAGAGAGAGCTATCGAAGGTGCACAGCAGGCATTCCAATCGTTTAAAAAGACTACAGCCTACGAACGTGCCGAAATATTATATAAAGTTGTTGAGATTATGCGACAACGTAAAGAAGAATTTGCTGAAATTTTAGCATTAGAGGCAGGGAAGCCTATAGTAGCAGGATTAGCCGAAATGGATCGTACAATCGCAACCTATCAATTTGCGGCAGAGGGAGCTAAACAGTCTAAGGGTGAGACTGTTCCGATGGATGCAGCACCTGGAGCTGGAGATCGTATAGGCTGGACAAAACGAGAACCATTAGGTGTAATCTCAGCCATTACGCCGTTTAATTTTCCATTCAATTTAGTGGCACATAAATTAGGCCCAGCATTTGCAGTAGGTAATACGGTTGTATTAAAGCCAGCAACACAAACGCCGTTAAGTGCTATTGTGATGGCTGAAATTTTTCGTGAAGCAGGATTACCTGATGGCGCGTTGCAGATCGTAACAGGAAGTGGTGGCGAGCTTAGTGATACACTTGTTACGCATCCATACGTCAAAAAAGTAACCTTTACAGGCAGTAGTAAAGTTGGTTTGAGCATTAAAGAAAAGGTCGGTTTGCGTAAAATAACGTTAGAACTAGGTTCTAATGCAGCCGTAATTGTCGAACCATCGACGCCAATTCATAAAATTGTTAGTCGTTGCGTAAGCGGTGCTTTCAACTTTGCTGGACAAGTATGTATTTCGTTACAACGTATTTATGTGCATTCGTCCATCATTGATGAATTTACTGAAGCATTCGTTGAAGAAACGAAAAAACTTATAGTAGGAGACCCGTTAGATACAAAGACAGATGTCAGTGCCATGATTAATCCAAATGAGGTAGAACGTATCCGAGCGTGGGTTGAGGAAGCGCAAGAACAAGGGGCAGTTATTGCAACAGGTGGCGAATTTACAGAACGTACTCTAACACCAACAGTTATGACGAATGTAACAGCTGACATGAAAATTGTCTGTCAGGAAACATTCGCACCAATCGTCTCAATTGTTTCATATGAAACATTAGACGACGCGATTCGACTTGTGAACGAGTCGGACCTTGGTCTAAATGCGGGTATTTACACGAATATATTGTCAGATGCCTTATATGCAGCAGACGAATTACAGGCTGGTGCTGTCATTATTAATGATATTCCGACATTCAGGGTAGATAACATGCCATATGGTGGTGTGAAGATGAGTGGTTATGGACGAGAAGGAATTAAGTGGGCCATTGAGGAAATGAGCGATATGAAATTTATTTCGATGAAAAAATCATTCTAA